The Candidatus Eisenbacteria bacterium genome segment CACGCAGGCGCCCGTGTGGCTGCACGAAGGGGACCGCCAGTTCTACGAGCGCGCCGCGGCGCAGGCGCTGTCCATGGGCTTCACCTGGCCCGGCGGCGTTCCGGTGGCGCACTGGATCGAGGACGGGGAAGAGGTGGGCCTTCCCGGACTCGAGGTCCGCGCCGTCCACACGCCCGGCCACTCGCCGGGAAGCGTGACGTTCGTCACGTCCGAGGGCCTGATCGCGGGCGATGTCCTGTTCCAGGGCTCCGTCGGCCGGACCGATCTCCCCGGTGGAAACTGGGACACGCTCCTTCGCACGATCCGCGACCGGATCTTCCCGTATCCGGACGGAACGGTCGTCTACCCGGGACACGGGCCCCTCACCACCATCGGCCACGAGAAGGCAACGAACCCGTTCGTGGGCGCGCAGGCGCTCCGGCAGGCGTAGCCTACGGCCGCCGATCTCGAACACCTCCTCCGTCCGAGCGCGCTCTACCGTGACTTCCTGACCGCGTCCGAGCGCGTGCGGACGTTCTATCCGGTCGACTTCCGCGATCCCGGGGCCATGGTGCGAGCCGCGGACGCCCGCGGGTATCCCGCGGACCGGCGCGCCCGCGTGGCGTCGATCCTCCGGGATCAGGCCGAGCGGATCGGGTTCGGCACGGTCTC includes the following:
- a CDS encoding MBL fold metallo-hydrolase — encoded protein: MRVERFPVGPLDNNLYLLTVTGSRDAIVVDPSLESEHVLDTIQSRRLTVRKILLTHAHIDHIVMVKAFHEATQAPVWLHEGDRQFYERAAAQALSMGFTWPGGVPVAHWIEDGEEVGLPGLEVRAVHTPGHSPGSVTFVTSEGLIAGDVLFQGSVGRTDLPGGNWDTLLRTIRDRIFPYPDGTVVYPGHGPLTTIGHEKATNPFVGAQALRQA